From a region of the Daphnia pulicaria isolate SC F1-1A chromosome 1, SC_F0-13Bv2, whole genome shotgun sequence genome:
- the LOC124338621 gene encoding protein obstructor-E-like, with product MAVLQFVITLALIGWTQAYNCPYPNGYFSDESRCEKFWECREGVAEEVSCPDGLLVNEKAAAFRYPCDYPVDVECGKRTIPPAEGPSGNCARKWGMFKTGSDNSCGDFVNCVDGVEHQFKCPEGLAWHPTLWRCEWPDQVPTCNVEAFLGFKCPDVDEYVAATNPVYGHPTDCARYFVCIEGNKPRLNVCGAKTVFDKSIGACGAPESVPACANYYPPESEKYSA from the exons ATGGCTGTCCTACAGTTTGTTATTACGTTGGCTCTTATCGGCTGGACACAAG CCTACAACTGCCCGTACCCCAACGGCTACTTTTCGGATGAATCCCGATGTGAGAAGTTTTGGGAATGCCGTGAAGGTGTCGCCGAGGAGGTCTCCTGCCCCGACGGTCTCTTGGTGAACGAAAAAGCCGCTGCTTTCCGCTACCCATGTGACTACCCTGTTGATGTCGAATGCGGCAAGAGGACTATTCCAC CTGCTGAGGGACCATCGGGCAACTGCGCTCGCAAATGGGGCATGTTCAAGACTGGCTCCGACAACAGCTGCGGTGATTTCGTCAACTGTGTGGATGGAGTTGAGCACCAGTTTAAATGTCCCGAAGGATTAGCTTGGCACCCAACTCTCTGGCGCTGCGAATGGCCAGACCAGGTTCCTACTTGCAACGTCGAAG CTTTCCTCGGCTTCAAATGCCCTGACGTTGACGAATATGTCGCTGCCACCAACCCAGTCTACGGACACCCG aCCGATTGCGCTCGCTACTTCGTCTGCATTGAGGGAAATAAACCAAGACTGAACGTCTGCGGAGCTAAAACTGTATTCGACAAGTCTATCGGTGCTTGCGGAGCTCCAGAAAGCGTCCCAGCTTG CGCCAACTACTATCCCCCCGAATCCGAAAAGTACTCAGCTTAA